A DNA window from Rhizobium acidisoli contains the following coding sequences:
- a CDS encoding saccharopine dehydrogenase family protein: MTATQQADITRTPSEAVAVLGANGHTGRFVVAELLRRGLKPIAIGRSAERLAGARFAERGIECREAAIEDDAALDRALPGAAAVINCAGPFMDTADAVVRAALRAGIHYLDVTAEQPSVQATFDRHEAAARKAGVVVIPAMGFYGGLADLLVAALMDEWQHADGVEIRVALDSWLPTKGTRVTGEKNTAKRLAVSGGELRPVHQPPAEKVSVLPAPFGQQTFIELPFSEVPLIARHVRTNELHTFLSTIALRDVRDTSTPPPQAIDETGRSAQRFAVEVIVTQGELRRRSLAQGQDIYAVTAPIICEAVQRILSGDIRETGAKPPAAIFHAASFLSALGPDLSVETSETSDFQKVHP; the protein is encoded by the coding sequence ATGACCGCGACCCAACAAGCCGACATCACCAGAACACCATCCGAGGCCGTGGCGGTCCTTGGCGCGAATGGCCATACCGGCCGTTTTGTCGTCGCCGAACTGTTGCGGCGCGGGCTCAAGCCGATCGCGATCGGACGGAGTGCCGAACGATTGGCGGGCGCGCGCTTTGCGGAGCGCGGCATCGAATGCCGCGAAGCAGCGATAGAGGATGATGCAGCGCTGGACCGGGCGCTTCCCGGCGCGGCGGCGGTCATCAACTGCGCCGGCCCGTTCATGGACACAGCCGACGCCGTCGTGCGCGCCGCGTTGCGGGCCGGCATCCACTATCTCGACGTCACGGCTGAACAGCCGAGCGTACAGGCGACGTTCGACCGGCATGAGGCTGCGGCCCGGAAAGCCGGCGTAGTCGTCATCCCGGCGATGGGATTTTACGGTGGACTGGCCGACCTGCTGGTGGCAGCCCTGATGGACGAATGGCAGCATGCCGACGGTGTCGAAATCCGGGTTGCGCTCGATAGCTGGCTGCCCACCAAAGGCACGCGCGTGACCGGGGAAAAGAACACCGCAAAGCGCCTGGCGGTCAGCGGTGGCGAGCTTAGGCCCGTGCACCAGCCGCCGGCCGAGAAGGTATCGGTTTTGCCGGCCCCATTCGGCCAACAGACATTCATCGAGCTTCCATTTTCGGAAGTGCCGCTGATCGCCCGCCACGTCCGGACCAACGAGCTGCATACCTTTCTCAGCACGATTGCCCTGCGCGATGTTCGGGATACATCGACGCCCCCGCCCCAGGCCATCGATGAAACCGGACGTTCGGCGCAGCGCTTCGCCGTTGAGGTGATCGTCACGCAAGGCGAGCTGCGCCGTCGGAGTCTCGCCCAGGGCCAGGACATCTATGCCGTCACGGCGCCGATCATCTGCGAAGCGGTCCAGCGGATCCTGTCCGGTGACATCCGCGAAACCGGGGCCAAGCCGCCGGCTGCCATTTTCCATGCCGCGAGTTTCCTGAGCGCGCTTGGCCCCGATCTGTCGGTTGAGACATCGGAAACGTCGGATTTTCAGAAGGTCCATCCATAA
- a CDS encoding TetR/AcrR family transcriptional regulator — protein MTKSPVIAPAPAVNDVRDRILETASELFYRRGVRAVGVDLVVEKSGVAKTSLYRHFGTKDDLIAAFLKREDLDFWSTWDRVTEQHADDAGAELDAHFEWIGERVGRDNYRGCPQINTAAEFPEAGHPARKVAEAHMREMRRRLETIAGRLAVAAPDRLAGQLAVLINGAFVSMQVFEPGEATALLRDAAHALIAASRG, from the coding sequence ATGACGAAAAGCCCAGTGATTGCACCTGCCCCAGCCGTGAACGACGTGCGGGACAGAATTCTCGAAACGGCATCGGAACTCTTCTACCGCCGCGGCGTGCGTGCCGTCGGCGTCGATCTGGTGGTTGAAAAATCCGGTGTCGCCAAAACCAGCCTTTACCGCCATTTCGGCACGAAGGACGATTTGATCGCGGCCTTCCTGAAGCGCGAGGATCTGGACTTCTGGAGCACCTGGGACAGGGTAACCGAACAGCATGCGGATGACGCCGGGGCTGAACTCGATGCCCATTTCGAGTGGATCGGCGAACGGGTCGGCCGGGACAATTACCGCGGCTGCCCGCAGATCAACACGGCGGCCGAGTTTCCGGAAGCCGGTCACCCCGCCCGCAAAGTCGCCGAAGCCCACATGCGGGAAATGCGGCGGCGCCTGGAGACCATCGCCGGGAGACTGGCGGTCGCGGCGCCCGATCGGCTTGCCGGGCAACTCGCCGTGCTGATCAACGGCGCCTTTGTCAGCATGCAGGTCTTCGAACCCGGCGAGGCCACCGCTTTGCTTCGCGACGCAGCACACGCCCTGATCGCCGCCAGCCGCGGCTAA